A genomic window from Brevibacillus agri includes:
- a CDS encoding PP2C family protein-serine/threonine phosphatase: protein MIWKIALYLSGIGAGVYLIRLSYGLQRQAQRGFDLSLLHGIGLVAWGIGSLLVLSFAWWGHGLGVPVCTGTYLAGIISLVFLLQTHRRLRQKTESEGAHVESQLLLDWQRITRQHTGMVQVILLVIAASLLALPEMPLYVKGGLAVAIAYMSVLAYLNNRDHHYLMTETLSSVSTLESRLTQQLAHSEWMNQQLSLVGELKQSYEGLLIASNKISVSDVHYDSIHQLTSELVDAWFGQIHTLVYLGISWESEQGDVYFHTERGKRADRGAVQFIEERIVVSEQWDTAKTPRYVRLVAQTAIGEHDMETKELEQSFFQLLLVNVRGLILRCLHEHQSTELKELELGMGLARRIQSMLIPKEEWQVNGLRARTVYVPVTYVGGDYIDFVRINERYTCFIVADVSGHGLPASIWATGIRIAVRAVLQTSWSPDEILQRLNQLLYADLAKTRSYITMLVAVYDATRHELLLARAGHPQPIYLSSTQKNVLRCRGGVGLGLLSDSTYQLEEVPLLEEGILLLYTDGLLDTGRKDVLRSSHGLLEDLAALLDEPGKEETMERVESYLWAMTRQGQQTDDISVLILQFQSGSHAGQRRSETPALMEYPS from the coding sequence ATGATCTGGAAAATAGCACTCTACTTGTCAGGAATAGGTGCAGGTGTGTACTTGATTCGCTTATCCTACGGCTTGCAACGGCAAGCGCAGAGAGGGTTTGACCTGTCTTTGCTGCACGGCATCGGGCTGGTGGCCTGGGGGATCGGCAGCTTGCTCGTGCTGTCTTTTGCCTGGTGGGGCCACGGGCTGGGGGTGCCGGTCTGTACAGGGACGTATCTCGCAGGGATCATCTCGCTTGTCTTTTTGCTGCAGACGCACAGACGCTTGCGCCAAAAGACGGAGAGCGAAGGCGCACACGTGGAGTCGCAGCTTTTGCTGGACTGGCAGAGGATCACGCGGCAGCATACGGGGATGGTGCAGGTCATTCTGCTGGTCATAGCCGCGTCTTTGCTCGCGCTGCCCGAGATGCCGCTTTATGTTAAAGGGGGACTGGCGGTCGCCATAGCTTACATGAGTGTTCTTGCATACTTAAACAATCGGGACCATCACTATTTGATGACGGAGACATTGTCATCGGTGAGCACGCTCGAATCGAGGCTGACCCAGCAGCTCGCGCATTCCGAATGGATGAACCAGCAATTGTCGCTCGTCGGGGAACTGAAGCAAAGCTATGAGGGACTGTTGATTGCCAGCAACAAAATCAGCGTGAGCGACGTCCATTACGATAGCATTCACCAGTTGACCAGCGAGCTTGTCGACGCCTGGTTTGGCCAGATTCATACGCTCGTCTATTTGGGCATAAGCTGGGAGTCCGAGCAGGGGGATGTCTATTTTCACACCGAGCGCGGCAAAAGAGCCGATCGAGGTGCGGTTCAGTTTATCGAGGAGCGCATCGTCGTCTCGGAGCAATGGGACACGGCCAAAACGCCGCGGTACGTCAGGCTGGTGGCGCAAACCGCTATCGGCGAGCACGATATGGAGACAAAAGAGCTGGAGCAGTCCTTTTTTCAACTGCTGCTTGTGAACGTGAGAGGACTGATCTTGCGGTGTCTGCACGAACATCAGTCGACAGAGCTGAAGGAGCTGGAGCTGGGAATGGGCCTGGCCCGCCGAATCCAGTCGATGCTGATTCCAAAAGAGGAATGGCAAGTGAACGGCCTGCGCGCCAGGACGGTCTACGTGCCCGTCACCTACGTCGGGGGAGACTACATTGATTTTGTGCGCATCAATGAGCGCTACACCTGTTTTATCGTGGCAGACGTATCGGGACACGGCTTGCCCGCGAGCATCTGGGCGACGGGGATTCGGATTGCGGTTCGCGCCGTTTTGCAGACGAGCTGGTCACCCGATGAAATTTTGCAGCGGCTAAACCAGCTACTGTATGCCGATCTGGCGAAAACCCGCTCGTACATTACGATGCTTGTCGCGGTCTACGATGCGACCCGCCACGAGTTGCTGCTTGCCAGGGCGGGCCATCCGCAGCCGATCTATTTGTCCAGCACGCAAAAAAACGTCTTGCGCTGCCGGGGCGGGGTAGGACTAGGGCTTTTGTCCGATAGCACCTATCAACTGGAAGAAGTACCCTTATTAGAAGAAGGTATATTGCTACTATACACAGATGGATTGTTGGATACGGGAAGAAAAGACGTGCTGCGCAGCTCTCACGGCCTGCTCGAAGATCTTGCCGCCCTGCTGGACGAGCCAGGCAAAGAAGAGACGATGGAACGCGTCGAATCGTACCTGTGGGCGATGACGCGCCAAGGCCAGCAAACAGACGACATCTCCGTTTTGATTTTGCAGTTTCAATCCGGCTCTCATGCCGGACAACGAAGAAGTGAAACTCCCGCACTGATGGAGTACCCGAGCTGA
- a CDS encoding LysM peptidoglycan-binding domain-containing protein: protein MALQDGLLSFAIKETIFLSSDRAGIGELQELELVPDVEVLENDSYVSITGCLQLVGKYEPIREAAEANSGGTETLVEAFTFPPFRQEVSEEAQYGWEEQIGHRIPLNITIPLDRIAEIGDIYAIVDSFDYKLESPHQMLIDADLKIMGILLGDSQTQPASANQESAEGAQAWEYARVADETLQAHAAPSSLDEIEEKLSALEEELEREALPASYDSAESPSVFDAPAIAYNQQEEYQQQYGEVQEQYGEVQEVSRSESQQPWIANPAAYGSDAQAEAQYDSPAYDALAYRDIQTTEPVKRQPEKEEPILAIHEQDDVDYAQVATDPAESESLYEAEQVQEVHADGEEEAAEPVVAQPEAVEETELKVAISGKASREEQSNVNITSIFSQATRAKQEAQAIEAESSSSSSRQSASVSTSPATVEAMQNLTSFVRRKEESTSQLKMCIIQRDETLEHISQRYQLPVSKIVEVNRLASEQVVAGQILYIPQ from the coding sequence ATGGCGTTACAGGATGGGCTGCTTTCGTTTGCCATCAAGGAGACCATTTTCCTCTCATCCGATAGAGCCGGAATCGGCGAATTGCAAGAGCTGGAATTGGTACCCGATGTAGAGGTTCTGGAAAACGACTCCTACGTCTCCATCACGGGCTGCTTGCAATTGGTAGGAAAATACGAGCCGATCAGGGAAGCCGCAGAAGCGAACAGCGGCGGGACGGAAACGCTGGTTGAGGCCTTCACTTTTCCGCCATTTCGCCAGGAAGTGTCGGAGGAGGCGCAATACGGCTGGGAGGAACAGATCGGCCATCGCATACCGTTGAACATCACCATTCCGTTGGACCGGATCGCGGAAATCGGCGACATTTATGCCATCGTGGACAGCTTTGACTACAAGCTGGAATCCCCGCATCAAATGTTGATTGACGCCGACCTGAAGATCATGGGGATACTGCTCGGCGACAGTCAGACACAGCCGGCTTCCGCCAACCAGGAGTCAGCGGAGGGGGCACAGGCCTGGGAGTATGCCCGTGTAGCGGACGAGACGCTGCAAGCGCACGCTGCGCCTTCTTCCTTGGACGAAATCGAGGAAAAGCTGAGCGCTTTGGAGGAGGAGCTGGAGCGGGAAGCATTGCCGGCGTCCTATGATTCGGCTGAATCGCCTTCCGTGTTCGACGCCCCTGCGATCGCCTACAACCAGCAGGAGGAGTACCAGCAGCAATACGGGGAAGTGCAGGAGCAGTACGGCGAGGTGCAGGAGGTGTCCAGGAGCGAATCGCAGCAGCCTTGGATCGCAAATCCGGCCGCCTACGGCTCAGATGCGCAGGCAGAGGCCCAGTATGATTCCCCGGCGTACGATGCGCTTGCCTATCGCGATATTCAGACGACAGAGCCTGTCAAAAGGCAGCCGGAAAAAGAAGAGCCGATTTTGGCGATTCACGAGCAGGACGATGTGGATTACGCTCAGGTCGCTACCGATCCAGCCGAGTCCGAGTCTCTCTACGAAGCGGAGCAGGTGCAGGAAGTGCATGCGGACGGCGAGGAAGAAGCGGCAGAGCCGGTAGTCGCGCAGCCGGAAGCGGTGGAGGAGACAGAGCTCAAGGTAGCCATCTCGGGCAAGGCATCCCGCGAAGAGCAGAGCAACGTCAACATTACGTCGATTTTCTCGCAGGCTACGCGCGCCAAGCAGGAAGCGCAGGCGATCGAGGCGGAATCCTCGTCCAGTTCCTCCCGGCAAAGCGCGTCCGTCAGCACCAGCCCGGCGACCGTGGAGGCGATGCAAAATCTCACTTCCTTTGTGCGGCGCAAGGAGGAGAGCACGAGCCAGTTGAAAATGTGCATCATCCAGCGCGACGAAACGCTGGAGCATATTTCCCAGAGATACCAACTGCCCGTTTCCAAAATCGTCGAAGTGAACAGGCTGGCTTCCGAGCAGGTTGTCGCGGGACAAATTTTGTACATCCCACAATAA